From the Leptospira congkakensis genome, the window ATCCAAGCCTATGGTAAGTATACTTGGAACTCAGACCAACATTATTTCTTTAGATATGAATTGGATAAATTCTTAGCTGAAAAAAGTTTGTTTAAGTCTGCAATTAGTTTGGATTTACATCTTGGTGCTGATGAACAAGTGCTTCGTGCGGAACTCATTCGATCCATGACAAGTACGGAAAAGAAAAATAAATCAGCGGAAGATTTTGAATTGGAATACCAAAATTTCCTAAAACAATTCTTTCAGTTTTGTGAGAACATTATCCTCATGAACATGTCAATTCCTAACCAAGTAAAATATGTATTTTTATTTCACTTAGGACCCTCCCATTTTTATATGATTGCTAAAAAGTTCTTAATGGAAGTGAATACTGGGTATATCCATGCACGCGGAACAGATGGTAAAAAGGTAATTCGTGTGATACCTGGGGAATATGTAAAAAAACACGTCATCGACTACTGGAACGAAGTTATTTTGCCAAATGTAGGTGAAGAAAAAAACAATCTGGCTTTATTAAAAAAATTAACGGAAATGATTGAAGAGAAATATAAAGAAATCTCTAAATTAACCATTCAAAAGTATGATGAATTGGATGAGGAAATTAAAAATTCAAAACCAAGAGATCTAATCTTTCGAGAACATATGAATGAGTGGATGGGTGCTGCAAATATAATTATATTCAAAAGATTTGTAAAAAATAAATCTTATTAAAGAGCTAAACTGCAGGTCGCAGCATTTGCTGTTAGATAAAACTGTGTCGCAACTCCTACCGGAAACGGAATGGCAGGATCATTTTGTAATACATAATCAGTGGCTTTACAAGACCGATCAAAAACTCTCACGGTCACCGTACTTTGGCAACCAATCGTCAGAGTACGAGAAGATAATAATGTATCTGTATGGAAAGCTTTCGTTTCTTGGCCGTCAAATTCAACAGACAAACTTTGTCCTTGTTTTAATTCAATCTCTGGGCCATATTGTTTGTTTGTTACCGCATAACAGTCAATAAAGTATTCCATTCCGGCACAATTGACTCCTGTTTTTGAATTCGGCAAACAAGAACCACCTGATTTGGAAACGGTGATAAATCCAGAATAAGCGCCATCGGGAACCTTTGTATAGAGTTCGGTTCCAGTATTTAAGGTGACCGCTGCAAGAATATCATTGAACCGAACCACAGGTTCGATACCAAAGTTTTCCCCTTTGATCACAACTTCTGTGGCAGAATATAATGCATTGGAATTGTTTTGTGCAGGTGTTCCGATTTGTGGGGTCACTGACGAAACCACTGGTGGTGACGTGAGGAGCGCTGCTAGAGGATCCTCAGAGGAAGAAGATATGCAGGAAAAACTGCTTCCAAGTACTAGTGAGAATCCGATTGTGTATAAAATCCTTCTCATGACGGCTACTTCCATTATCGGAAATTCAAATCTGTTTTCATTTCTATTTTTTTGCCCAGAGGAAATTCTATGAACACTGTCACTCTTCAAACTCACCATACTTATGTAGCATTAATCGAACTAAACCGTCCTGAGGCAAAGAATGCGATCTCCATCCAGCTTCTTTCCGAACTAAGAGAAAAAATCCAGGAAGTAAAAAGGAGTTCGGCACGGGCACTTGTGCTGATTGGAAAAGGAGATTCTTTCTCTTCTGGTGCTGATTTAAAAGAAAGAAAGTCAATGTCTGATTTGCAGGTAAAACACTTCCTAAAAGACATCAATTTATGTTTTTCTGAACTGGCAAATCTTCCCATTCCCACAATTGCGGCCATCAATGGATTTGCTTTTGGTGGAGGTTTGGAAATGGCATTATCATGTGATATTCGTTATGCGAGTGATTCGGCACAAATGGGACTCACGGAAACCAAACTCGGAATCATTCCGGGAGCCGGGGGAACACAAAGACTTTCTCGAATTGTAGGGGAGTCAAAAGCCATGGAATGGATATTTTCTGGAAAAAAACTTACCGGAAAAGAAGCTATGGCTGGTGGTTTGGTTTCACAATGCTTTGAACTAGATCGTTTAAGGGAATCTTCTCTTGCCTTAGCACGAGAGATATCGGAATCTGCACCTATCGCTGTTTCTGCTGCCAAAAAAGCAGTTCGTCGTGGAATGGAATTACCGATGGAATCCGCTCTTGAATGGGAAAGATTGTGTTATTTTGAAACAATAGGCACTAAAGACCGAATAGAAGCCTTGCAAGCGTTTGCTGAAAAAAGAAAACCTAATTTTAAGGGAGAATGATCCGTGATTTTAACCGGAAAAGAAATTTTAAAAAGACTAGGAAATGATATCAAAATCGAACCTTACGATGCGAATTTATTAAACCCAAATTCGTATAACTTACGTTTGCACGAAGACCTTTTGGTGTATTCAGAATTTCCTTTGGATATGAAAAAACCAAATCCTGTACAGAATCTAAAGATTCCAGAAGAAGGTTTATTATTAGAACCGGGTAAACTCTATTTAGGAAGAACGATTGAATTTACCGAAACGCATAACTTAGTGCCAATGTTAGAAGGTCGATCTTCCATTGGACGACTTGGAATGTTTGTTCATATCACTGCTGGGTTTGGGGATGTAGGATTCAAAGGATTTTGGACATTAGAAATCCAAGTAACACATCCACTTCGTGTGTATTCTGGCGTTCAGATTTGCCAAATTTTTTACCATACGGTAGAAGGGGAAATCAGCGAATACAAATCAGGAAAGTACCAAGCAAACCAAGGCATCCAACCTTCTTTGTTGTACAAAGACTTTGAAAAGAAATAAATTCTAAGAATTTTTTGAAGAAGTAAAAAGATAAATTGAGAACCTGCTTCCGACTTGGAAGCAGGTTTGTTTAAGAATGATTATTTTTTAGCTTTGAAAGTACAGTCCCATTTCGGGTCATCAAGATTCAAACCACCAAGTTTCACCCAGTTGTTAGTTTTTCCGATAAAGGTAATGGAACAAAGAGTACCTTTTAAATCCAAACGGTTTCCACCTTCAAGAGAAGTGAATTTTCCACAGTAGGTTTTTCCATCACGTGGGTTGTAGATTGTTCCATTTTTATAAACACCTTCTCCAACATAATCAAATCCATTGATAAACACCATACCAAGGTTTGGTCGGTTCCGTAACTTTGGATCTTCGTTGTTATGGTCTAGATAAGGAGTTCCTGGAACACCTTTGTCTTTTTCTTTTTCCTGGTAAGCATTGTCTTTGATACAAACTGTTTTTCCGCAGTATTTATTACCACATTTGAAAATCTCGATGACTGAGTCTTTTTCAGGTGGAAGGTATTTTCCCACTGCAACGTCAGCCTCTTGGGCAAGTAGAGAACTTCCTGTGAAGAGGATGGCCGTCCATACACTTAAAACAAGTTTTTGATTCATATAGATCCTTATTCTATAAAATTGGGTTCGCTCATTTTGACAGAAATTTTTTCTCTGGCAAGCTGGTTTTTTGAAATTCTCAGCAACAATTCAGGAAAATACCAAATTGAAACAAAATGGTAAAAGATATAAAAGTATTATGTTTCTTATTCGATCGAAAGATCCTGTTAGAGTATTTCTAACAGGAAGGTAGCAGGAATGTAGAAGTTCTGTGGACTAACCTCAATTAATTGAGGCTAGTCGCTTTTTCTAACAACTTGGAAAGTTTGAGAACGTTTTTGTTTGTTGGATCGATGGATTGTGCTCGAGTTACATAAGTAACAGCGCGGTCCACATTTCCAAGTAGTCGACTAACATCCGCAAGGTTTATTAAGTTTTGAAAATTTTCAGAGTCATACTTCAGAGCTTCTTGAGCAGCTTTCAGTGCACTTTCGTAATTCCCAAGTTTTTTCTCTGACATTGCTAAGTAATACCAGTATTCTCCTGAACCTTCGTTTTCTTTTAGGAACTCGGTCAGAACTTTTGCGGCAATATCGTATTCTTTCCCTTTGTAACTGACAAGTCCAAGAAACTTGTTGAGTTTTTGGTTGGATGGATCTCCGAGGAAGGCTTTTTTCATCACAGTGATGGCCCTTTCAATTTCACCATTTTGGTAAAGAATCTTTCCTTCTTCAAAGGCACCAGTTGCGGTGAGGGCTTCGTCCCAATCATCACCTGGAGTATCAAAGAAATCATCAACGGGTTGTTGTGAAAGATCGTCTTTTTCTGGACTATGTGAAATAGGAGATTTTTCACTTTTAAAGATAACACTTAACATTGAGATATCATCTGTGATATCGCCAGTTTTTTTAACGAGTTTCTCAATTTCGTAAATATCACCGTCAGCCTCTTCAACAAATCGAAGAACCATCGTTTCATCTTCATTGATGGTTCTTACATCTTCATCTGGAGTTAAATCGATATCATCACGTCCATCGGAACCAAGAATCAATTGGTCACCAGGAAGGAGTTGGAAGGTTTGCACTTCAAACGGATATTCAGAATCCAATCCTAGTTTACGTAGTTTCAATTCTTCTTCAATGAAACTAGCTTTTCCATCTCGGTAAAGAATACTATAAGGGTGTTCGGCGTTGAAATACCAAGTTTTTCCTGATTCATCTTCAATCAACATTACAGTTGCTGAGATCACCATTGTACCACTAAACGATTTGAATACAGCATTCACTTCTTCGTAAACATCTGTGAGCCATTCTTCTGGAGTTCGATTGAGAATTCGTTTGTTACCAGCAGAGCGAGCCACAATTGAATTCATAACCACACCCATAACAAGGGATCCACCAGCACCTTGCATCGATTTTCCCATGGCATCGCCGTTCATCACCATGGTGTAACGACGGAAATCATCAGGTTTTCCTAGTTTTAGATTTCCTGTGATACAAATATCACCACCAAGATCGCCGGTTTTGTTACGGAATTCGAAGGTTTTCTTTTGGTGAACAAAGAAATCACAACGGATGTTATCTGATTTATTGGCATTAAAAAATAGAGGTTTTGCAAGTAGAGATGTAAGGAAGTAGTCACCATCTTGTTGCACTTTCAAACGATGGATCTCATCCATCTTTTCTTGAAGTTCTTTGGTTCTTTCTTTAACTTTTTCTTCCAAATTTTCTGCGTAGTCTTGGAGTTCTCTTCTCGCATCGCGAATGGAAGATACCATCCCGTTAAACGATTCTGCTAAATAACCGATTTCATCATTTACTTTGATGGGAACTTCTACTTCTAAATTTCCTTGGTTTACTTTTTCAACCCCCGCAAGCAATGCATAGAGTGGATTGACTAGTGCTGACCTGAAGAATAAAGGAAAAATGATAAGCAAAACAAACATCACGATAGCAAGAATGATAAGTTCTAACTTTGCAGACTTGTGCATATAAGCGCGGTAGTCGCGGTAATTAAAACCAACTTCTCTGTTGATTTTTTTCTTCGCATCATAAGTCATGTAAGCAATGTAATGCGAAACTCCATCTAAATCTTTTCTATAGTGTCTTGTTAGGTCTGGTTTGAAATAACGGAAGAACTTCAACATTTCAACCCGAAGATCCCTTCCCGAAATTTCCTTTCCGTCCCATTTACAATCATTCACATGTTTGAGAATGGCATCACGGAAAGTATCTACGTTTTTGACTTTTTCAACGTATTTGACACCTTCTTCACAAAACTGTTCCGGTAAAATGTCCCCAAGTTTGTTTGTATTAATGAAGGTTCTACGGTTGAGTTTTTCGATGAGTTTGGAAACTTCTGATTTTAGTTCCGCACCTTCTGAATCTGGATTTTCATCCAAAAACTGAATGATCGCGTTTTTATAACCTTCAAAATAATAAGGTGTTTTTGCTAAACTAGATCTAAGTGAATTTCTATATTCCGCTTCACTAATGGTAACCACTTCGTCGTACAAAGCTGTGTTATAAAGATCTGCCTGGACTAGAGGTAAATCCACATTTACGGAGGAAGGTAAATACGCTTTTTTGAGATTCTGACTCGAAAGATCATATTCGATGACAAATAATATATCCTTCGACCTTTCTCCACCTTCGGCAACACGAAGAGCCTTTTGGATGGCAGTACTGTCATACGAAGTTTCTTTTTCTTGGTCCACTAAGTAACTGAAAGCTTGCATGATGAGTAGAATTGTTACAAAGGAAATTCCTACAATTTTCACCATAAAGGTAGTTCGTTCACTACTATTGTTGATAAAGGTAATTGTAATAATGAAAAAGGTTAAAGTGAAAAGTAATACAAGTGCTGTGAGGTAAGTGGAACGTTCCATCGCTCCATCACGACTCATCACGTTAGTAATGTTTGGTACAACAGCTGCGATGAGTGCTGCAATCAACATAATAAAAAGAGTTCCTCGTTTATCTTTCTTTAAATGGAGAATTCGATAACCCGGTAAAACGAGGAAGTTGATGAATGAATATGCTGCGATGAATAAACTTAAGATTCGACTGGCACCTTCGGAGTTAAAATCCCAGTGGTGCGCTGTGAAGTGGTATTTTCTTTCACCTTGCGATACAGTAACAAGAAACCAAAGAACAACTACAATGGCGATTGCATGAAGGATCGCAAGCATGATGGATGCTGCTTTTTTATCTTCGTTGTCAGGAAATCGAAAGAAGAACTGACCAAAGTGGGTGATCCCAAAGATAATAAATCCTCCGGTGATCCAACGATGGTAGGATGCAATGGGATGGTAATAAAACGCACCGAGTAGATATCCAAATTGGAAAAGGCACAAAAACAAACAGGCAAGAGCCATATGTTTAGTGGCGACAGTTTTGTCTTTTAGTGTGAAAAAGAATGTAGTCAAGACCGCAAGGAGGACAGTGACAATTAAACTACCGAATGTATAATAATTTGTTAGTATGTGGTCAACGGATAATATGCTTTCACTCATAGGGTCTTCTAGTTGCTAATTTAATACAGAATCGTAACAGGCGCAAGTAACGAAATCAATTCATTTTCCAACCTTTCCGAGCAATTCGGTGGAACCACCAAATGCCCGGAAAAAGAGGAATTCTAACGATTTGCAATAAAACAATCAATCCCATCGTACTTCAATTTTGATTTGAGAGATTCTGCTTTTGTGCGGTCTGCAAAATCCCCAACTTGAACTACGAACTTTCCATCTCTAGGAGTCACGAACACAGCTTGGTTGTATTCGGATTTCATGTTTTCTTGGTATTTGATTGCTCTTTCTTTTTCCTGAAACACTCCCACTTGCACTGTAAAACCTTTCCCAGCTGCGATTGGTTTTACGGCACCAGGTTTTACTGGTGTGAGTTTTTCTGGTTTGGCTGGAGCATCATCCAAAAGGTCAGCGTCATCCAAATCATCTGCCAGATCGTCTTCCCCTTTTTTGAGAACTTTGATTCCGACTTTTGTAATCCCTTTGTCCTTAAACTCTAAAAGCTCAGCGGTTTTTTCAGATACATCAACAATCCTTTCATCCACAAAAGGTCCACGATCATTGATACGGACAACGGCTTCTTTATTGTTTTCTAAGTTTTGGATTTTGATCACACTTCCAATAGGGAGCGTTCTATGAGCACCAGTCATTTTCATTCGATCAAAAGGTTCTCCACTCGCAGTAGGGCGACCTTGAAACTTTTGTCCATACCAAGATGACAATCCAACTTCATCAAACTGATCCGCTGGTTTTTTTGTTGGAAGCGCCGCTGCCGTAACAGGTGCTGCTGTTTTGGAATTGGAATCTAAATCATCAATAATAGAGCGGGCAACAGGGTCTTCCGACTTACCGTTACTCGCTGGTTTTGACTTCTGAGAGCGTTCAAAAAATATATCTTCCGGATCGCCGGAAGCGCTATAATCTCTTCGGGTAGCATCTGCCGAACTGCAGGACGCTAGCCACAATATCATGGATATAAGTATGAGTCTTTGCATAACTTTCCCCTTTCCTCTGGACTCTTGTGTGTACCTTTCGGAAGGTTTTTCCATTCTCCTGATAAATTTTCTTTGGGGAGATTCATTTCTGAAACGATAATGGGTCTGTATGGCACAAGAAATCCAATCTCTATTCAATGAGGCTGTCCGTTTGGAGCGAAACGGAGAGTGGGATCGTGCCGAGGCCCAATACAAGGTTTTACTAGAAAAAGATCCTAGTTATCATTTGGCCTTACAAAACTTAGGGGTGATTTACGCCAAACAAGGAAAACATGCAGAAGCCATTCCGATGTTTTCTAAAGCTTACAAACTCCATACAAATGTTAAAAATTGTTATAATTTAGCTGTTTCCCTTTACAAACATGAAGAAACAGAAAAAGCGATTAGTTTTCTAAAACAAACACTCACTTTTGAAAAGAAGTTTATTTCTGCACATCTACTGCTCGCGCAAGCCTATCAGAAGTTAGGCAATGATGAAAAAACCGAAGTATATCTCACCAATGTCATTAAAATCGAACCAGACCACAAATCAGCTTTAGGAGGGCTTGCGATGTTTTATTATGAAAGGAATCGTTTTCCAGAAAGTTTAAAAATGATTGAACGTTATTTGATTCTTTATCCTGGAAATGCACAATTAAAAATCATCCAATCCGAAATCCTTTCTAAACAAGGAAATTATAAAGCATCTGCCACTTTACTTGCTACCATGGTAAAAGAAGATGTAGGATTTACAAATTTTAATGATAGTTTGTCTGCTGCTTGGAAAGAAGAAGATGGAGTGGCTCACGAAAGTTTGGCTCGAATCCAAACCAAAGCAAAAAAGAAATTAAAAGAATTTCAAACCAAATTAGAACTTTCGAAAGAGAACCCAGAAGAGTTTTCTCCTCCCGATGCACAGGAAGCTTTGGATTTAAGTTTGTTGTATCTTTTCAACGGCAATCCAGAAAAAGCGATGCAATATTTGGTATTTGCGCAAAAGATGAAGGAAACCACAGATCCCGACAGGTCATCCTAGATTGAAATTTCGTATTTTCTCTATTCTATTTCTTTGTTATCTTTTGTTTTTATTTGGATGTAGATATCCTATTGTCAAACAAGATGAATTGGAAACCGACACTTTGTTTTTAGAAGTATCTGGTTCCAAAGCCAGCGATTGTAATGCGGAAGGGATTCGGCTTTCCAAAACCATTCAGTTGGACCAAGCGGAAACAGTTTGGGATCAGTGTATCCAAACCAATCCAAACGAAGTGGTTGTTCATTTGAACCGCCTTCGGTTTTATTTTTTATTAGATGAATACGAAATCCTGAAACAAAAAATTACTAAAGAAGCTCCTTCGCGTTCCTCAGTAACCTATACAACAATTTTAAAAGAACTAGAACTGCGATTGCGAAACGAGGAAAGGATTGTATTGTTAGATGCACTTTCTCGGTTGAAAGGTTGGGAATTGTATTCCTATGAAGAACTTGCTAATTACTATTTACAAATAGGTAACTTTGCTTATGCGGAAGGTTATTTTAATCAGATTTTAGAAGTGGTTCCTTTTCACGAAAATGCTTTGTATGGAATGGCAGACATCCAAGTCCAAAAAAATAATTGGTATAGTTTGCTTGATTATGCAAAATCTCTAGAAGTTGCAGCCAAAAAGAATCAGGATTTTCATTTTTATTTTGTAAAAGCCAATTATGAATTAGGACGTTACGAAACCGCACTCAAATGGGCGGAGTCGGCGACACCAAACGAAAAAACCCAGATTAGTTTTTTAGAAGTTTGGCGTGATACATTACTTGTTTTAAAAGATTTTCCGAAATGGGACGGCCTTTTGCCTTACTACCGTAAGGCGGTTGAAAAGGGATATGCGGTCCCTGAATCGGTTTTTTTCCCCACTTTGTCCAAAGAAGGAAAAGATATTCGAAAGGCCTCTCGTTCGGGAAGAAGTTAATCTAATACCTTTAAATTCGGTTCTAAAGAAAGAATTTAATCCTTTTCCTGACATAAATTCCAAATCTTTTCGGCTTGTCTCAGCTTCAGTACGTTATGCGTCCGAATGAATGGAATTTTGTATCTTAACAAATGAAGTTCACAGGCCAAAGTGGCAAACTCTCGATCTGCGATTGGTAATTCTCCGAGAACATTTCCAAGAAAAGATTTTCTAGAAACTCCTACCATAAGTTGGGGGAATTCTAGTTTTAAAATTTCTAATTCTTGCAGGACTCTAAAAGAAACCATTGGATCCTCACTCAAGAAAAAACCCATACCTGGATCGAAATAGAGAATGGATTCTGGAATGTCCATGGCAACTAAATCAGAGCGGCGATCCCGAAAGAAAGTTTGAATTTTTCTGACTACTTTTTCGGGTGTTAGATTGGATTTACTTTTCGCAATATTTCTGTTATGCGAATGCATGATGATGAGTTTTAGTTCTGGGTGTTTTTTTACATAGGAACTGAGAAAACTTCGGTCACCTTCATAGGTAAATCCAGTGATGTCGTTGATACACCGAACTCCTGCCTCAATCCCTTTTTTCTGCACTGACGGTCGGAAACTATCCAAACTGATCCGAACACCCTTGGGAACAAAATGTCGGATCACTGGTTCCACTCGTTTCCATTCTTCTTCTTCGGAAACTAAACTTGCATTGATGTTAGATGACTGGCCAGATACGTCCAACCAATCCGCTCCTTCTTGTAAGAGTTTGGTTCCTTGTTGGATTGCGTCGTCTGGGTTCAGGAACTTTCCCCCGTCACTAAATGAGTCTGTGGTAATGTTTAAGATTCCGAAGATTTCGGCCATGAATGAGAAGGATTATCGGTAAACCTACCCCTAAAAGCCTTATTTTTCCCTTGGCAGAAAATTCCGATTGGCCGATACATAGGAGAGACGGCAGATGAAAAAATACCTTATTTCCTTAATCATTTTGGCATTCCCAATTCTGGCCCAACCTTTACCGAAAGTGAAGGACGTAAGGTTTTATCAGCCTCTTAACACTCAAAATGTGGAATACAACCCCGTCATTTCTCCAACGGGACGGTATTTAGTATTCCAATCCAACCGCCCAGGTGGTGAGGGAGGGATGGACATTTGGATTTCAGAAAATTTAAGTTTTCCTGACCGAATGAAATTGCCTGTTTGGTCTCCTCCCAAAAATTTTCGTGAACTCAACACTACCAATTTTGAAGGCATGTTTTCGATCCTTTTTGATGAAGAAGAGAAGCCGTACGAATTGTACTTCACTTCTGTTCGTGATAAATCACAAGCCGATCCTAAAAAAAACCGTGAAGGATATGATGGCCTCAACTTATATTATACAAAAATAAATCCTAGAACTGGGCTTTGGTCCGTACCCATTCATTTGAATGAGGTGAACTCTCATTTTGAAGATAAAATGCCTGCCGTTTCGCCTGATGGTTGTTCGATGGTATTTTCATCCAACCGCCCTGGGGGGATAGGAGGATTTGACCTTTGGATTTCCAAACGAGAGCCAACAACGGTAACAAAAGAAACGAACCCGGATAAACCTAAAATTAGATGTAAGGATGGGGTTTGGCAAAAACCTATTTCTCTGGGAACGACCATCAATACAAAAGATGATGAAATTAGTCCTAATTACCATTGGGATGGTTTACGATTGTATTTTAGTTCCAATCGGGAAGATAAAAATCGTAAATTTAGTTTTTACTATAGTGAGTACAATAGTTCGCAAAATTATTTTGAAACACCAATAGTTTTGGGTTCACCATTTAATACCAAACAACAGTTGTCAGGCGAATCAACGGGGTTTCCTTTTGATACTCCGGCAGATTATTCTACTTATAGCCTTTGGGAAGAAAGTGATAATGAAGGAATTTCTGTCACTTATGATGATCTATGGTTTTATTTTTCTTCTAACCGCCCTGGGGGAGAAGGCCAATTTGATATTTATAGAACCATGGTTCCCGAAGATCTGCGTCGTACTTATGAATTTGTTTTCCGTGGTCTAGTTTTGGATGGATCTGAAGCCATTATGATTGGTCTGGATTCCACACTCAAAATTTATGATGATACAAGACCCATTCAAGTGATTACTTCCAAACGGATTGGTGGGGATCTTAGCACAGCTGATGCAGAGAATTTTAGAACCACAATCAAAACTGGGAAATTGTACCGAGTGGAAGTTTCTTCGCCTGGATTCCATCCAACAGAAGTTCTTTTGGATTTGAGAGGGAATGTAGGAAAGGATAAAGAACAATATTCTCAAATCATCCTACAACCCATTCGTCCTACGAAAGACGAACGACCAGACAAAACCATCCAAGGAATTCGATTTATCGTAAAAGATAAAAAAACGGATTTGGTGATTCCGAATGCTATTTGTTATTATTTTGATGACCTAACTCGAAAAGGAAAATCCTTAGAATCGAAGGATAGCCGATTTGATTTAGAAAAATCTCCGACCATGGATTTTGAAATTTTAGTAAGGGCTAAGGGATTTAAAGAAGAAACCTTTCTCTTTTCGAAAGACAAAATTGCCAACATGGAAGGGAAAGAAACTGTCCTTTACCTCAGAAATTTAAATGACTTTGACAGTTTGTACAATACAATTATTTATTTCCCGTTCAATGAACGAACGTTGAGTGATGAAGATAAGAAAAAATTGGATCTTTTAGCCGACTTCCTCATCCAACATAAAAATGAAAAAGTTGAAATTGGTGGACATACTGATAATGTAGGGAATAAGGAATACAATATCAGTTTGAGCGAAGATAGGGCTCTTTCTGTGTATCAGTATTTGAGACAGAAAAGTGTTCCAAAGGAACGGATGAAGGTGCAAGCATACCATTATTCGCAGCCGATCGCAGAGAACGAAACAGAAGAAGGAAGATCACGAAATAGACGTGTGAATTTCAAAAAAATAGATTAGTTATGATCAATCGCGTAAAAATTCATTTCGACCAAGAAAGAGAGTACCTTCCATTAGAGGCAGTACGGGCTCTACCTGAATTTTTTAAACAAATGATGGGTGGAAACGGATTGTTTCTAAAAGGTTATGATACTTTGATCCGCGTAAAGTTCAAAGGGGAACGACCGGACGGGGCACATATTTGGGAATTGGAAACCATTCCTGAGTTAATCGAAACAATTTTTACAATCCAGGCAACGACAGAATTTCATGTCGAAGTGGATTATGAACTGATCAATCAAAAAGACAACCTTCTTCTTGGCAAAATCATTGATAGAAGACAAACCTATGCAACTAGGCAAGACCCACGAAATGAAAAGGTTCGAGGGAATGCTGTGGCGTCCAACTTTTTAGTTGCAAAAACGGATATTGATTTCTCAAAACTAACGGGAGTTAGTTCTCAGGTAATTCTTTCCGATATCCAACGTAATGTTTTAAAAAATTATCCACAATCAAAAGTGATATTTCTTTCGGGATCAACTCACAGTGATGAAATTGATTTGATGAAAGAACATAAAAAACCAATTTTTATTTTAGATACAGAAACATTTGAATCTTTCTCTTCTGAGGATGTATTCGATCCTAAAAAAACTTTTGAAGATGAGTTTTTGTTGGATGATAAAGTCCAAGAATACAAAAAGAAAAAAATAGGTTCCTATATTTATTATCCACTATTCATCCAAATGAAAGACATGCATTTTTTTGCATATCTTTCGTTAGAAACGGAAAGACCAGGGATTCCTAGTGAAGTATTGGATTTGTTTAAAGAGGTTGAACGTACGTTTCAAGAAAGAATTATGGA encodes:
- a CDS encoding tetratricopeptide repeat protein, with the translated sequence MAQEIQSLFNEAVRLERNGEWDRAEAQYKVLLEKDPSYHLALQNLGVIYAKQGKHAEAIPMFSKAYKLHTNVKNCYNLAVSLYKHEETEKAISFLKQTLTFEKKFISAHLLLAQAYQKLGNDEKTEVYLTNVIKIEPDHKSALGGLAMFYYERNRFPESLKMIERYLILYPGNAQLKIIQSEILSKQGNYKASATLLATMVKEDVGFTNFNDSLSAAWKEEDGVAHESLARIQTKAKKKLKEFQTKLELSKENPEEFSPPDAQEALDLSLLYLFNGNPEKAMQYLVFAQKMKETTDPDRSS
- a CDS encoding tetratricopeptide repeat protein, with protein sequence MKFRIFSILFLCYLLFLFGCRYPIVKQDELETDTLFLEVSGSKASDCNAEGIRLSKTIQLDQAETVWDQCIQTNPNEVVVHLNRLRFYFLLDEYEILKQKITKEAPSRSSVTYTTILKELELRLRNEERIVLLDALSRLKGWELYSYEELANYYLQIGNFAYAEGYFNQILEVVPFHENALYGMADIQVQKNNWYSLLDYAKSLEVAAKKNQDFHFYFVKANYELGRYETALKWAESATPNEKTQISFLEVWRDTLLVLKDFPKWDGLLPYYRKAVEKGYAVPESVFFPTLSKEGKDIRKASRSGRS
- the folP gene encoding dihydropteroate synthase, which encodes MAEIFGILNITTDSFSDGGKFLNPDDAIQQGTKLLQEGADWLDVSGQSSNINASLVSEEEEWKRVEPVIRHFVPKGVRISLDSFRPSVQKKGIEAGVRCINDITGFTYEGDRSFLSSYVKKHPELKLIIMHSHNRNIAKSKSNLTPEKVVRKIQTFFRDRRSDLVAMDIPESILYFDPGMGFFLSEDPMVSFRVLQELEILKLEFPQLMVGVSRKSFLGNVLGELPIADREFATLACELHLLRYKIPFIRTHNVLKLRQAEKIWNLCQEKD
- a CDS encoding OmpA family protein, with protein sequence MKKYLISLIILAFPILAQPLPKVKDVRFYQPLNTQNVEYNPVISPTGRYLVFQSNRPGGEGGMDIWISENLSFPDRMKLPVWSPPKNFRELNTTNFEGMFSILFDEEEKPYELYFTSVRDKSQADPKKNREGYDGLNLYYTKINPRTGLWSVPIHLNEVNSHFEDKMPAVSPDGCSMVFSSNRPGGIGGFDLWISKREPTTVTKETNPDKPKIRCKDGVWQKPISLGTTINTKDDEISPNYHWDGLRLYFSSNREDKNRKFSFYYSEYNSSQNYFETPIVLGSPFNTKQQLSGESTGFPFDTPADYSTYSLWEESDNEGISVTYDDLWFYFSSNRPGGEGQFDIYRTMVPEDLRRTYEFVFRGLVLDGSEAIMIGLDSTLKIYDDTRPIQVITSKRIGGDLSTADAENFRTTIKTGKLYRVEVSSPGFHPTEVLLDLRGNVGKDKEQYSQIILQPIRPTKDERPDKTIQGIRFIVKDKKTDLVIPNAICYYFDDLTRKGKSLESKDSRFDLEKSPTMDFEILVRAKGFKEETFLFSKDKIANMEGKETVLYLRNLNDFDSLYNTIIYFPFNERTLSDEDKKKLDLLADFLIQHKNEKVEIGGHTDNVGNKEYNISLSEDRALSVYQYLRQKSVPKERMKVQAYHYSQPIAENETEEGRSRNRRVNFKKID
- a CDS encoding DUF1577 domain-containing protein, with the protein product MINRVKIHFDQEREYLPLEAVRALPEFFKQMMGGNGLFLKGYDTLIRVKFKGERPDGAHIWELETIPELIETIFTIQATTEFHVEVDYELINQKDNLLLGKIIDRRQTYATRQDPRNEKVRGNAVASNFLVAKTDIDFSKLTGVSSQVILSDIQRNVLKNYPQSKVIFLSGSTHSDEIDLMKEHKKPIFILDTETFESFSSEDVFDPKKTFEDEFLLDDKVQEYKKKKIGSYIYYPLFIQMKDMHFFAYLSLETERPGIPSEVLDLFKEVERTFQERIMDSNTHILDIKQNVLNVSRGGVALEVNDMEIIKALKVKPTFTLDINFKLQAPIRMAIELRHLEEVNDYYRLGGRITGVSGDKKAKEIYHSLIEFFG